In Paenibacillus sp. 1781tsa1, one DNA window encodes the following:
- the rfbD gene encoding dTDP-4-dehydrorhamnose reductase: protein MNYRVMVTGAAGQLGYDVVKTFQAEGHQVLACDKNQMDITDQQQCTDIITTFRPHIIIHCAAYTAVDQAEVDVDTAYAINASGTRNIAVAAESVKAKLVYISTDYVFDGSGTTPYREYDVTNPQSVYGKSKLAGERLVQSLCTQWFIIRTSWVFGVHGSNFVKTMLELMAKRPQLQVVHDQQGSPTYTVDLARFIHLLSVSEKYGIYHASNSGICTWYEFAQVIREEASKQSGFEPTAELTPCTTDQFPRPAPRPAYSVMDHLAIRTNDLEPLRHWREALIAFLKELSV from the coding sequence ATGAACTATAGAGTTATGGTGACTGGCGCAGCGGGACAGCTGGGTTATGATGTGGTGAAGACCTTCCAAGCAGAGGGTCATCAGGTATTGGCCTGTGACAAGAACCAGATGGATATTACCGATCAACAGCAGTGCACAGATATAATTACAACGTTCCGACCGCACATCATTATTCACTGCGCTGCTTACACGGCGGTCGATCAGGCTGAGGTAGATGTAGATACAGCATACGCAATCAATGCATCAGGTACTAGAAATATTGCAGTTGCCGCCGAGAGTGTGAAAGCAAAACTGGTATATATCAGTACCGATTATGTATTTGATGGGAGCGGGACTACACCATACCGAGAATACGATGTAACGAATCCGCAGAGTGTTTATGGCAAGTCGAAGCTTGCCGGGGAACGTCTGGTTCAAAGTTTGTGTACGCAATGGTTTATCATTCGAACATCATGGGTGTTTGGCGTGCATGGCAGTAATTTTGTCAAAACCATGCTGGAACTTATGGCGAAGCGTCCACAACTGCAAGTTGTTCATGACCAACAAGGTTCGCCTACCTACACGGTGGATCTTGCACGATTCATCCATCTCCTTTCCGTAAGTGAAAAGTACGGCATCTATCATGCTTCCAATTCAGGAATTTGCACATGGTACGAGTTTGCACAGGTAATAAGAGAAGAAGCAAGTAAGCAGAGTGGGTTCGAGCCGACAGCTGAACTTACGCCATGCACAACCGATCAGTTTCCGCGTCCAGCCCCTCGTCCTGCATACTCGGTGATGGATCATCTGGCGATTCGAACGAACGATCTGGAACCTCTGAGACATTGGCGTGAGGCGCTGATTGCATTTTTGAAAGAGTTAAGTGTATAG